The Methanobacterium lacus genome includes a region encoding these proteins:
- a CDS encoding DUF308 domain-containing protein, whose amino-acid sequence MAKEGNVLLGILAIILGILVIIFPLISVFTVSLIAGIGILFLGIWLLIQSFGVWASNKGVSISYLILGILAIIVGIGLFGNVLAFSFLVSLALYIAGFFLLISGFLSLFSKEGTAGKGSGVLGIILGILYMILAAYAWNPIYLAFLIGIWLIIDGIALFFVNPMEVAEAQN is encoded by the coding sequence ATGGCAAAGGAAGGCAATGTACTTTTAGGTATTTTAGCAATTATATTAGGTATTTTAGTGATAATATTCCCATTAATCAGTGTTTTCACTGTAAGCTTAATAGCAGGTATTGGAATATTGTTTTTAGGAATATGGTTACTCATCCAGAGTTTTGGAGTTTGGGCTTCAAACAAAGGAGTCAGTATCTCATATTTAATTCTTGGAATTTTAGCAATTATAGTAGGTATAGGTCTGTTTGGTAATGTTTTAGCATTCAGTTTCCTTGTAAGCTTAGCACTTTACATAGCAGGATTCTTCCTGTTAATATCAGGATTCCTATCATTGTTCTCTAAAGAAGGAACTGCTGGTAAAGGATCCGGTGTTTTGGGTATAATACTCGGTATCCTCTACATGATACTAGCAGCTTATGCATGGAACCCAATATATCTTGCATTTTTAATAGGAATTTGGCTAATCATTGATGGTATAGCATTATTTTTTGTCAATCCAATGGAAGTGGCAGAAGCACAAAACTAA
- a CDS encoding PAS domain S-box protein: MEEKNVNTPLNPDGCIGSTANLTMWEQTFDVLPDLVIIIDENHIITNINRNFTQHLNGKPEDFIGKTCYSLVHSTDEPPDFCPHSLLIKDHREHTKKFFIDSLNGFYKVSVSPIFEGDELKGAVHIVHNITDVKKLEESHNRLATIVESSENTIIGKDLDGTITDWNKGAEKMYGYSAKEAVGRSISMLVPEHLEDDVWWIMNEIKEGRSIKNYETVRITKDQTIIPVSLSISPIIDPSGTTVGAATIAMDIAERKKIERHRRELLERQKKLTKKLQTANEKLKNQHMELFNINLTLREAKNKFFNAFHKNPAAMIITDNEDRLVELNESYVKLTGYSREELIGTTPEKLSPVMYLRNDNPLDGQDLEKNTETEYGITTKSGEKRIILTLSESIELKSKPHTISFIYDITERKISEEHKEILLKKEQDLSEKLQHSNQELLDIQEKLTKTIKKLEISNSELQQFAYVASHDLKEPLRMVTSFLQLLKQRYEYELDSDANEFIDFAVDGAKRMHNLIEDLLAYSRIMTKGKEFDVMDMEEVLEHVIINLKVSIDETHAEITYDPLPKIWADESQMIQLLQNLIENSIKYRNQEVPRIHVSVKEEEEEWIFSVRDNGIGIASKHAQKIFMIFKRLHTNQEYDGTGIGLAIIKRIIDRHSGRVWVESELGQGSTFFFTISKKLQNSI; the protein is encoded by the coding sequence GTGGAAGAAAAAAATGTTAACACTCCGTTAAATCCTGATGGTTGTATTGGCTCAACTGCAAATTTAACTATGTGGGAACAAACTTTTGATGTTTTACCAGATCTTGTTATCATAATCGATGAAAATCACATCATCACAAATATCAACAGAAATTTTACCCAACATTTAAATGGCAAACCAGAAGATTTTATTGGTAAAACTTGTTATTCTCTGGTTCACTCAACTGATGAACCCCCTGATTTTTGCCCCCATTCATTACTCATCAAAGATCATAGGGAGCACACCAAAAAATTTTTCATAGACAGTTTAAATGGGTTCTACAAGGTATCTGTTTCACCTATTTTTGAGGGTGACGAGTTGAAGGGTGCAGTTCATATTGTTCACAACATCACAGATGTGAAAAAGCTTGAAGAATCTCACAATAGATTGGCCACCATTGTTGAGTCTTCTGAAAACACCATCATAGGAAAGGATCTTGATGGTACAATCACTGACTGGAACAAAGGTGCAGAAAAGATGTACGGTTACAGTGCCAAGGAAGCTGTGGGCAGATCCATTTCCATGCTCGTGCCAGAACATCTTGAAGATGATGTTTGGTGGATAATGAACGAGATCAAGGAGGGCAGATCCATCAAAAACTATGAGACAGTTAGGATTACCAAGGATCAAACCATCATCCCTGTTTCACTCTCCATATCACCCATCATCGATCCTAGTGGAACTACAGTTGGGGCAGCGACCATTGCCATGGACATAGCTGAACGGAAAAAGATTGAAAGGCACCGAAGAGAACTTTTGGAAAGACAGAAAAAACTCACTAAAAAACTTCAGACAGCAAATGAAAAGCTTAAAAACCAGCATATGGAACTTTTTAACATTAACCTGACCTTAAGGGAAGCCAAAAACAAATTTTTCAATGCGTTTCATAAAAATCCTGCAGCCATGATCATCACCGACAACGAAGACAGGTTGGTGGAATTAAATGAAAGCTATGTTAAACTAACTGGTTACAGTAGGGAAGAATTGATTGGAACCACTCCAGAAAAATTAAGCCCGGTAATGTATTTAAGAAATGATAATCCCTTGGATGGTCAAGATTTAGAGAAGAACACCGAAACAGAATATGGGATAACAACTAAATCTGGTGAAAAACGCATAATTCTAACTCTCTCTGAATCAATTGAATTAAAATCCAAACCCCATACTATTTCTTTTATATATGATATAACAGAGCGTAAAATTTCTGAAGAACACAAAGAAATACTTTTAAAAAAGGAACAGGATCTGAGCGAAAAGTTACAGCACTCCAACCAGGAACTTTTGGACATCCAAGAGAAGTTAACGAAAACCATTAAAAAGCTTGAAATATCCAATTCAGAACTTCAACAATTTGCATATGTGGCATCACACGACTTGAAAGAACCATTAAGAATGGTTACAAGCTTTCTTCAACTTTTAAAACAGAGGTACGAGTACGAACTTGACAGTGATGCCAACGAATTTATAGACTTTGCTGTGGACGGTGCTAAAAGGATGCACAACCTAATAGAAGATCTGCTTGCCTACTCCAGAATCATGACCAAAGGTAAAGAATTTGATGTCATGGACATGGAAGAAGTTTTAGAACACGTTATCATAAATTTAAAGGTTTCAATTGATGAGACCCATGCAGAAATTACCTACGATCCCCTCCCAAAAATCTGGGCTGATGAATCGCAGATGATACAACTCCTACAGAACTTGATTGAAAATTCTATTAAGTACCGGAACCAAGAAGTTCCAAGGATACATGTCTCAGTTAAGGAAGAGGAGGAGGAATGGATATTTTCTGTGAGGGACAATGGCATAGGTATAGCTTCCAAACATGCCCAGAAGATCTTCATGATCTTCAAACGTTTGCACACCAATCAGGAGTATGATGGTACTGGAATTGGCCTTGCAATCATTAAAAGAATAATTGACAGACATTCAGGCAGAGTTTGGGTAGAGTCTGAATTGGGCCAAGGTTCCACCTTCTTTTTCACCATCTCAAAGAAATTGCAGAATTCCATTTAA
- a CDS encoding pseudomurein-binding repeat-containing protein, translated as MTLNLGTSFAANSSSTSNVQIKNTTNTTVKTTATSTKTVSTAKTVGTTSTKTVRVLIYNGNGAITSCVTGIKTALTSVNNNNLVPGYKFTYATSTTISSSILSNYDLLVMPGGSSGRTYINSLSSSAKSAIKNFVYTGHGFLGICAGAYAGSNYVDSMYSGLGVAPHVRSKSVIHEGTLPVTMTSSGSSLLGFSGTLNLAHYNGPAMYASGGTITTFATYADSSTGYKGYGAIVGDTYGSGRTVLSGPHPELAPQNPTLLAKMMIWASNVGSSTSTSFTMSQINTAAKSVKTYIETNKKMPSYVTISGTQVTMAQFLKLLTSDLINVNSGSSSAITLTSTTAPGSTVNTLKAGNIQKSEYLKIANSINSFINTNNRAPSYASSTLGKIGFGSMVYMFSKIMVYYASNGRLPSYVSMTSSSYL; from the coding sequence ATGACCTTAAATTTAGGTACGTCCTTTGCAGCAAACAGTTCCAGTACATCCAACGTTCAAATCAAAAATACAACAAATACAACAGTGAAAACAACAGCCACATCAACTAAAACAGTATCCACCGCAAAAACAGTGGGTACAACATCCACTAAAACAGTTAGAGTTCTTATCTACAATGGAAATGGTGCCATTACAAGCTGTGTTACTGGTATTAAAACTGCATTAACATCTGTTAACAACAACAATCTTGTACCAGGATACAAATTTACCTACGCAACATCCACAACCATTAGTTCTTCAATTCTATCGAATTATGACCTTCTGGTCATGCCGGGTGGAAGTAGTGGAAGGACATATATAAATAGCTTGAGTAGTTCGGCGAAGAGTGCGATTAAAAACTTTGTTTACACCGGCCATGGATTTTTAGGTATTTGTGCAGGAGCATATGCAGGTTCCAATTACGTAGATAGTATGTACTCTGGACTTGGAGTTGCTCCCCATGTAAGATCTAAGTCAGTTATACACGAAGGAACTCTTCCTGTAACCATGACCAGTAGCGGAAGTTCATTACTAGGTTTCAGTGGTACTTTAAACCTTGCGCATTACAACGGCCCTGCTATGTATGCTTCAGGCGGTACAATAACCACCTTTGCAACTTATGCAGATAGCAGCACAGGTTACAAGGGTTACGGTGCTATTGTGGGTGATACCTATGGTAGTGGTAGGACTGTTTTAAGCGGACCTCATCCAGAGTTAGCTCCTCAAAATCCAACTTTATTAGCTAAAATGATGATATGGGCCAGTAATGTTGGCAGTTCCACATCTACCTCATTTACCATGAGTCAGATAAATACTGCTGCTAAAAGCGTTAAAACGTACATTGAAACCAACAAGAAAATGCCATCCTATGTTACTATCTCAGGTACTCAGGTAACAATGGCACAGTTCCTTAAACTTTTAACTTCCGACTTGATAAATGTGAACAGCGGATCATCATCCGCAATAACATTAACTTCAACAACAGCACCTGGAAGCACAGTAAACACGCTTAAAGCAGGAAATATTCAAAAATCTGAATATTTGAAGATTGCAAACAGTATTAACAGTTTCATAAACACCAACAACAGAGCACCATCCTACGCATCAAGCACCCTTGGAAAAATCGGCTTCGGATCAATGGTTTACATGTTCTCCAAGATCATGGTTTACTACGCCAGTAACGGAAGATTGCCGAGCTACGTTTCAATGACTAGCTCGAGTTACCTCTAA
- a CDS encoding SHOCT domain-containing protein, producing the protein MNDSTVGAMMFVLGVVLAILAVAVPGLFYWLFWIVVIILIVYGLYQWLFRK; encoded by the coding sequence ATGAACGATAGTACTGTGGGCGCAATGATGTTTGTTTTAGGTGTGGTACTTGCGATTTTAGCTGTTGCTGTGCCAGGATTGTTTTATTGGTTGTTCTGGATCGTGGTCATAATACTAATAGTATATGGACTTTACCAGTGGTTATTCCGAAAATAA
- a CDS encoding ParA family protein, which yields MVEVVAVLNQKGGSGKTTTAVNLAVGLALKGKKILLVDFDPQGNATTSLGLMKREMDNTMRDVLYGKCDIEEAVLETEHNGLSLIPANIKLSGIEAYLNAQTAPIAVLNNKLKNIKENYDYVFIDSPPTLNIIATNVLTASDSVLIPIQAEPFALEGMVDLLEVIDIVAEDLNSPTEIKGVLLTKFKPKTKLGREVKAEVQKYFEEELYSTEIPENIRVAEAPGYNKPVISYDPDCTGTKAYLKLTEEFLKRDE from the coding sequence ATGGTGGAAGTTGTAGCAGTTTTAAATCAAAAGGGAGGTAGTGGTAAAACTACTACCGCAGTTAACTTAGCTGTAGGATTGGCATTGAAGGGTAAAAAGATTTTATTAGTTGATTTTGATCCTCAGGGAAATGCCACCACATCACTAGGACTCATGAAGAGGGAAATGGATAATACCATGAGGGATGTTCTCTATGGAAAGTGCGATATTGAAGAAGCTGTCCTTGAAACAGAACATAATGGATTGAGTTTAATTCCTGCAAACATCAAACTTTCAGGAATCGAAGCTTATTTAAACGCTCAAACAGCACCTATTGCAGTTTTGAACAATAAGTTAAAGAATATTAAGGAAAATTATGACTACGTGTTCATTGACTCACCTCCAACACTTAACATCATAGCCACAAATGTTCTCACTGCTAGTGATAGTGTTTTAATTCCAATACAAGCAGAACCGTTTGCTTTAGAAGGAATGGTTGACTTGTTAGAGGTTATTGACATAGTTGCAGAAGATCTCAACAGCCCAACAGAAATTAAAGGTGTTCTTCTAACAAAATTCAAACCTAAAACCAAATTAGGCAGGGAAGTGAAGGCTGAAGTGCAGAAGTACTTCGAAGAAGAATTGTACAGCACAGAGATACCTGAAAATATTAGGGTTGCAGAAGCCCCAGGTTACAACAAGCCTGTGATTAGTTACGACCCAGATTGCACAGGTACTAAGGCCTACCTCAAGCTGACTGAAGAATTTTTAAAGAGGGATGAATAA
- a CDS encoding MFS transporter — MEENQYKWGVVIIACMAIFIIVLDSSAMNVAITTLVVELNTTLSAIQGIIAIYALVIASFMLLGSKLQDILGRKKAFLIGLGIYACGTLTATLSVNATMLLIGWSILEGIGAAMILPATTTIVGSHYSGKDKVTAFGIWGGIAAMGAAVGPIIGGIFTSFLTWRLVFGSELIFVIIIFLFRNRISESVPTLKWKDLDLVGAVLSIVALILIVLGILFLTRPENWGSVAVLIGSGLVLFAIFLLWQRRRIKNGQEPLSDIYLLKDRIFGLGILNNFITQLPLAGFLFIIPVFLQQVTKVDAFTTGLTLLPASITILICSLGGAKLSSRLDPKYVLMLGFFVAALGTFLLGGVFTVSARPTDIVPGTVIFGIGIGLLLSQLTNITMSAAGDDQETDAAGLLNSFKNLGYSVGTALIGVLLLVGIFYGVVAGVEASGQTGNMTKAEIEGGVFKYVEKMQTGTPEVPPDLVPYYSQIIDSSISSAMKQAFNVLSLILLLGFVSCIFIPRRRTT; from the coding sequence ATGGAGGAAAATCAATACAAATGGGGAGTGGTAATCATTGCCTGTATGGCAATTTTTATCATTGTTTTAGATTCTTCAGCAATGAATGTGGCCATCACAACATTGGTTGTAGAATTAAACACAACACTAAGTGCTATTCAGGGCATTATAGCAATTTATGCATTGGTAATAGCATCTTTTATGCTGTTGGGCAGTAAATTACAGGATATTCTGGGCAGGAAAAAAGCCTTTCTCATTGGACTCGGGATCTATGCCTGTGGAACACTGACTGCAACCTTGAGTGTAAATGCCACCATGTTACTTATAGGCTGGTCAATTCTTGAAGGTATAGGTGCGGCCATGATTTTACCTGCAACCACAACCATTGTGGGCTCACATTATAGTGGAAAGGACAAAGTCACGGCATTTGGTATATGGGGAGGGATAGCTGCCATGGGTGCTGCAGTGGGCCCAATAATTGGGGGAATTTTCACCTCCTTCTTAACCTGGAGATTGGTGTTCGGATCTGAACTAATATTTGTCATTATCATATTTTTATTTAGAAACCGCATATCAGAATCTGTACCGACCCTCAAGTGGAAGGATCTAGACTTGGTTGGAGCGGTTCTATCCATAGTGGCCCTCATACTCATAGTACTGGGAATTCTGTTTTTAACACGCCCCGAAAATTGGGGATCTGTAGCAGTTTTAATAGGATCTGGACTGGTACTCTTTGCAATATTCTTACTGTGGCAAAGAAGAAGGATCAAAAATGGACAGGAACCACTATCTGACATATACCTATTGAAAGATCGGATATTTGGATTGGGAATACTCAACAACTTCATAACACAACTGCCCCTTGCAGGTTTTCTGTTTATAATACCTGTATTCTTGCAGCAGGTTACCAAGGTTGATGCCTTCACAACTGGTTTAACACTTTTACCGGCATCTATAACCATTTTGATATGCTCGCTTGGAGGGGCTAAACTATCCTCGAGGCTCGATCCAAAGTACGTGCTAATGTTGGGATTCTTTGTGGCTGCACTTGGAACATTCCTCTTAGGGGGAGTCTTCACTGTTTCAGCCAGACCAACAGATATCGTACCTGGAACAGTGATATTTGGAATCGGTATTGGACTGTTACTATCTCAACTCACCAACATCACCATGTCTGCAGCAGGGGACGATCAAGAAACAGATGCGGCAGGTCTTTTAAATTCATTTAAAAACTTAGGATACTCGGTGGGAACAGCATTAATAGGTGTTCTGTTGTTAGTTGGAATATTCTACGGAGTAGTTGCTGGTGTTGAAGCAAGTGGACAAACAGGAAACATGACCAAAGCAGAGATCGAAGGTGGAGTGTTTAAGTACGTTGAGAAGATGCAAACAGGCACACCTGAGGTTCCTCCGGATCTTGTACCGTACTACAGTCAAATAATAGACTCGTCAATAAGCAGTGCAATGAAACAAGCATTTAATGTGCTGTCCTTGATACTCTTGTTGGGATTTGTGTCTTGTATCTTCATTCCAAGAAGAAGAACAACTTGA
- a CDS encoding TRAM domain-containing protein, with amino-acid sequence MFGNSYGNDRGNDAPIKEGGEYDVKIEDTGRDGDGIARIEGFVVFVAGAKVGDEVKVRVNSVRRNFGFADIVE; translated from the coding sequence TTGTTTGGAAATAGCTACGGAAATGATAGAGGAAATGACGCCCCAATTAAAGAAGGCGGAGAATACGATGTTAAAATTGAAGATACTGGAAGAGATGGCGATGGAATCGCTCGTATCGAAGGATTTGTAGTATTTGTTGCAGGTGCTAAAGTCGGCGACGAAGTTAAAGTTCGTGTTAACTCAGTAAGAAGAAACTTTGGATTTGCTGATATCGTAGAATAA
- a CDS encoding PepSY domain-containing protein: MFGRAVLLFTMFIALSGVLIVAFAVSDVNTNKQVISSPYQPVSNQISGQTNGNDLNQLSPLTVSASSNVKTKSKGHIISSLTAKLLAKKFIKQHGAGPGTPKLVKYNNKRVYIVPVIQNRIKVGEIDIDAKNGKNLGGAGGAPSK, from the coding sequence ATGTTTGGAAGGGCAGTTTTATTGTTTACAATGTTTATTGCTTTGTCTGGAGTTCTAATTGTGGCCTTTGCTGTTTCTGATGTTAACACTAATAAACAGGTAATTTCGTCGCCATATCAACCAGTATCAAATCAGATATCGGGTCAAACAAATGGTAATGATCTAAACCAACTATCGCCACTCACAGTATCAGCATCATCCAATGTAAAAACTAAATCCAAGGGGCATATTATATCCAGTTTAACAGCTAAATTATTGGCAAAAAAATTCATAAAACAACATGGTGCAGGTCCAGGAACACCTAAACTCGTTAAATACAATAATAAAAGGGTTTATATCGTTCCTGTAATTCAAAACAGAATAAAGGTTGGAGAAATAGATATCGATGCAAAAAATGGCAAGAACTTGGGTGGAGCAGGAGGAGCACCCAGTAAATAA
- a CDS encoding C39 family peptidase, which produces MNLKLKLILMVLSLVIVAVPLGVYSESTNNSTENIPIINITNSQNLSHNNTTILRVPDLLAPTANSTGPTALQEVLAYYGTNIGIDKLVNLTNNTENGTFPNNIVEAADSLGFQGEIKENMSLEDLQNYVDQGIPVIVNIQAGINGTENFNWTSSQQNGEYMVIVGVDSQNVYLEDPTILGSVGYIPNQEFLDRWHATFQTGTNSTNSSTNSTNTTNNTNSTNSTNFNILFYNHMGIIVTGGSSTSPPLFVKLN; this is translated from the coding sequence ATGAATCTGAAATTAAAGTTAATTTTAATGGTTCTATCACTTGTAATTGTAGCTGTTCCATTGGGTGTTTATTCAGAATCAACCAACAACTCTACAGAAAATATTCCTATTATAAACATAACGAACAGTCAAAACCTTTCACATAATAATACTACTATTCTTAGGGTACCTGACCTTTTAGCTCCAACTGCAAACTCAACTGGACCCACAGCATTGCAAGAAGTTTTAGCCTATTATGGAACCAATATTGGGATCGATAAATTAGTTAACCTAACTAACAACACTGAAAATGGAACCTTCCCAAATAACATAGTCGAAGCTGCAGATTCTTTAGGTTTCCAAGGTGAAATAAAAGAAAATATGAGCCTTGAAGATCTTCAAAACTACGTTGACCAAGGCATACCAGTTATTGTGAATATCCAAGCGGGAATTAACGGAACAGAAAACTTCAACTGGACCAGTTCCCAGCAAAACGGAGAATATATGGTAATTGTTGGTGTTGACAGTCAAAATGTTTATTTGGAGGATCCAACCATCCTTGGAAGCGTTGGTTACATTCCAAATCAAGAATTTTTAGATAGGTGGCATGCAACCTTTCAAACTGGAACAAACTCCACAAACAGCAGCACAAATTCAACTAACACAACCAACAATACTAACAGTACCAACAGCACGAATTTCAATATTTTGTTCTACAACCACATGGGAATAATTGTTACAGGCGGCAGTTCCACATCCCCACCATTATTTGTAAAACTAAACTAA
- a CDS encoding type 1 periplasmic-binding domain-containing protein has translation MKFSTVIIGAVALVLVFSFVITLFGPIQPLGRLSFVKLENPDMYPGHPHSVLLAKYAEEHNSKCALVVHFAGSSTYSSYLEDGVNSTTDPDGVYIIEVAFIDTQGGGSTSLNQTNFFDSLKVALFGVPDGRYKYMSDGVVYDNYDDMMKHVQKVAKQHGQDGPIPMVWHGTVRTDNPVIAPGCGFPLYFQILTKTYGIIPAYIYCITGLIFPYLESPYTNYELLHASELQYYYNNGYINIDYVKSGVNTAKYYGGTSSYD, from the coding sequence ATGAAGTTTTCCACTGTAATTATTGGTGCAGTAGCATTGGTTTTGGTTTTTTCGTTTGTAATAACCCTATTTGGACCTATCCAACCTCTGGGAAGACTTTCATTTGTTAAACTTGAAAATCCAGATATGTATCCAGGACATCCTCATTCTGTACTGCTTGCCAAGTATGCAGAAGAACATAACTCCAAATGTGCTTTGGTTGTTCACTTCGCAGGAAGTTCAACATATTCCAGCTACTTAGAAGATGGTGTTAATAGTACCACGGATCCAGACGGAGTTTACATAATAGAAGTTGCCTTTATAGACACACAAGGAGGAGGTTCCACAAGCTTGAACCAGACAAATTTCTTTGATTCATTAAAGGTAGCGCTATTTGGTGTTCCTGATGGCAGATACAAGTACATGTCCGATGGTGTTGTGTACGACAACTATGATGATATGATGAAGCATGTTCAAAAGGTTGCAAAACAACATGGACAAGATGGCCCTATTCCAATGGTATGGCATGGAACAGTACGTACAGACAATCCAGTCATAGCTCCAGGATGTGGTTTTCCACTTTACTTCCAAATATTAACAAAAACCTACGGAATAATTCCTGCTTATATTTACTGTATCACAGGACTAATATTCCCGTATCTAGAAAGTCCATACACAAATTATGAGCTTTTACATGCCTCTGAACTCCAGTACTACTACAATAATGGATATATTAACATAGATTATGTTAAAAGTGGTGTAAATACTGCTAAATATTATGGCGGAACCTCTAGCTACGATTAG
- a CDS encoding pyridoxamine 5'-phosphate oxidase family protein: MNYDDCIKFANDTPVCYLASAEGDQPRVRALGFWFADETGFYFQIGAVKDMYAQLQANPKVEVCFWQPGEYSGTMMRVAGEVEFVDDPELKKKVLEDRPFLKEFGMTFDHPGLVIFRIPSGEAYFWTMESNFEPKKMIKF, from the coding sequence TTGAACTACGACGATTGTATAAAATTTGCCAATGATACACCTGTTTGTTATCTTGCTTCTGCAGAAGGAGATCAGCCTCGTGTAAGGGCTTTAGGTTTCTGGTTTGCGGATGAAACTGGTTTTTATTTTCAGATAGGTGCTGTAAAAGATATGTATGCCCAGCTTCAAGCAAATCCAAAGGTTGAAGTATGTTTCTGGCAGCCAGGAGAATATTCTGGAACCATGATGCGGGTTGCTGGTGAAGTAGAATTCGTGGATGATCCTGAACTTAAAAAGAAGGTACTTGAAGACAGACCATTTCTAAAGGAATTTGGTATGACATTTGATCATCCTGGACTGGTAATTTTCAGGATTCCAAGTGGTGAAGCCTACTTCTGGACCATGGAATCAAATTTTGAACCCAAGAAAATGATCAAATTCTGA
- a CDS encoding pentapeptide repeat-containing protein: MKGIQIFKILGVLITLLVCLSGSYAANPNEVNTADNVNLQQADQTTTDLGYMADDSGADDSGVDDSGADDSGVDDSGADDSGADDSGVDDSGADDSGADDSGADDSGVDDSGADDSGVDDSGADDSGVDDSGVDDSGADDSGVDDSGVDDSGADDSGVDDSGADDSGADDSGADDSGVDDSGADDSGVDDSGVDDSGVDDSGVDDSGADDSGVDDSGADDSGVDDSYTIDPVYEPLSDVYRTLTLEKFVADDLTTDDSSADDSGSDDTNPTDIYYTLATSEFTDGNAPLAAGGEETDDSGADDSDSGSGEVDDNGYDETGIDDGSSDDNGSDDNGIDDGSFDDNGSDEYTITAEQTGVAGNGGNGGKGGNGGNLSANDTLNSTNSIPMQHTGLPILPALLGVLSLVSGFAINKRS, translated from the coding sequence TTGAAGGGAATACAAATATTCAAAATATTGGGGGTATTAATTACTCTACTGGTATGCTTATCAGGGAGTTATGCAGCAAACCCAAACGAAGTAAATACTGCAGATAACGTAAATTTACAACAAGCAGATCAAACAACCACAGACCTAGGATACATGGCAGATGATTCTGGTGCTGATGATTCTGGTGTAGATGATTCTGGTGCTGATGATTCTGGTGTAGATGATTCTGGTGCTGATGATTCTGGTGCTGATGATTCTGGTGTAGATGATTCTGGTGCTGATGATTCTGGTGCTGATGATTCTGGTGCTGATGATTCTGGTGTAGATGATTCTGGTGCTGATGATTCTGGTGTAGATGATTCTGGTGCTGATGATTCTGGTGTAGATGATTCTGGTGTAGATGATTCTGGTGCTGATGATTCTGGTGTAGATGATTCTGGTGTAGATGATTCTGGTGCTGATGATTCTGGTGTAGATGATTCTGGTGCTGATGATTCTGGTGCTGATGATTCTGGTGCTGATGATTCTGGTGTAGATGATTCTGGTGCTGATGATTCTGGTGTAGATGATTCTGGTGTAGATGATTCTGGTGTAGATGATTCTGGTGTAGATGATTCTGGTGCTGATGATTCTGGTGTAGATGATTCTGGTGCTGATGATTCTGGTGTAGATGATTCTTATACAATAGACCCTGTTTACGAACCATTAAGTGACGTATACAGAACTCTAACTCTAGAAAAATTCGTAGCAGATGACTTAACAACTGATGATTCTAGTGCTGACGATTCAGGATCTGACGATACAAACCCAACTGATATCTACTACACACTAGCAACATCTGAATTCACAGACGGAAACGCACCATTAGCAGCTGGAGGAGAAGAAACAGACGACTCTGGAGCAGATGACTCTGACAGTGGTTCTGGTGAAGTCGACGACAACGGGTACGATGAAACAGGAATCGATGACGGATCATCCGATGATAATGGATCAGATGATAATGGAATTGATGATGGATCATTTGATGATAATGGATCCGATGAGTATACAATAACAGCTGAACAAACCGGAGTCGCTGGTAACGGCGGTAACGGCGGTAAAGGTGGAAATGGCGGAAATCTTTCTGCAAACGACACTTTAAACAGTACAAACTCAATTCCAATGCAACACACTGGATTACCTATTCTACCAGCACTTCTAGGAGTACTCAGTTTAGTAAGTGGATTTGCTATCAACAAAAGATCTTAA